One genomic window of Streptomyces spiramyceticus includes the following:
- a CDS encoding gas vesicle protein — MPGPGPMEVLRAARTQLAELTGLAAESVSSFEQAEDGWLLRIEALELARVPDTMSLLATYEVELGPHGELTGYRRVRRYERGRADRSPWPA; from the coding sequence ATGCCGGGCCCGGGCCCGATGGAGGTGCTGCGCGCCGCGCGGACACAGCTGGCGGAGCTCACCGGCTTGGCGGCCGAATCGGTCTCCTCCTTCGAACAGGCGGAGGACGGCTGGCTGTTGCGGATCGAGGCCCTGGAACTGGCCCGGGTCCCCGACACCATGAGCCTGCTCGCGACGTACGAGGTCGAACTCGGCCCGCACGGCGAGCTGACCGGATACCGGCGCGTTCGCCGTTACGAACGCGGAAGGGCCGACCGGAGCCCTTGGCCCGCGTAA
- a CDS encoding class I SAM-dependent methyltransferase, which produces MPKETAVYTHGHHESVLRSHRWRTAANSAAYLIGELRPGLDVLDVGCGPGTITADLAALVAPGRVTAVDAADDVLDEAREVAAERGVDNVEFAVADVHALDFPDDSFDVVHAHQVLQHVGDPVRALREMRRVCRPGGIVAARDSDYAAMTWFPEVPGMDEWQQLYGRVARANGGEPDAGRRLLSWARSAGFTDVRASATAWCFATAEERAWWSGLWADRTTSSVYARLAVEGGHARAEELGAIAGAWREWGGRDDAWFMVPHGEVLCGV; this is translated from the coding sequence ATGCCGAAGGAGACCGCCGTCTACACCCACGGCCACCACGAGTCGGTGCTGCGCTCGCACCGCTGGCGGACCGCCGCGAACTCCGCGGCGTACCTCATCGGCGAACTGCGCCCCGGGCTGGACGTGTTGGACGTGGGCTGCGGCCCCGGCACCATCACGGCCGACCTGGCGGCGCTCGTCGCTCCCGGCCGGGTGACGGCGGTCGACGCTGCCGACGACGTACTGGACGAGGCGCGGGAGGTGGCGGCCGAACGGGGCGTGGACAACGTGGAGTTCGCGGTCGCCGATGTGCACGCCCTCGACTTCCCCGACGACTCCTTCGACGTCGTCCACGCCCACCAGGTCCTCCAGCACGTCGGCGACCCGGTGCGGGCCCTGCGCGAGATGCGCCGCGTGTGCCGCCCCGGTGGCATCGTCGCGGCGCGCGACAGCGACTACGCGGCGATGACCTGGTTCCCCGAGGTGCCCGGCATGGACGAGTGGCAGCAGCTGTACGGCCGGGTGGCCCGCGCGAACGGCGGCGAGCCGGACGCCGGCCGCCGACTGCTCTCCTGGGCCCGCAGCGCCGGCTTCACCGACGTACGGGCGTCGGCGACGGCGTGGTGTTTCGCGACCGCCGAGGAGCGCGCGTGGTGGAGCGGCCTGTGGGCGGACCGTACGACGAGCTCGGTGTACGCGCGCCTGGCGGTCGAGGGGGGCCATGCGCGGGCGGAGGAGCTGGGGGCGATTGCGGGGGCGTGGCGCGAGTGGGGTGGCCGGGACGACGCGTGGTTCATGGTGCCGCATGGGGAGGTGCTGTGCGGGGTGTGA
- a CDS encoding NAD(P)/FAD-dependent oxidoreductase has protein sequence MTRERPRIVIVGAGFAGHQAARTLSRQIRQVRDPAEIVLLNPTDYFLYLPLLPQVAAGILEPRRVTVSLPGTLPHVRLVLGEADRVDLEARTVHYTDPEGDTGELTYDRLVLAVGSVNKLLPVPGVAEHAHGFRGLPEALYLRDHVTRQIELAAATGDRAECAARCTFVVVGAGYTGTEVAAHGKMFTDALVRKQRTWRHGRPKPRWLLLDIAPRVLPELDQRLSKTADRVLRERGVDVRTETSVKEATPAGVLLDDGEFVDTRTLIWCVGVRPDPLVSDLGLPVERGRLVVDPQLNVPGHPEVFACGDAAAVPDLTRPGEYTPMTAQHAARQGKVAGRNVAASLGHGMRRSYSHNDLGFAVDLGGVKAAANPLGVPLSGPLAGAVTRGYHLAAMPGNRVRVAADWLLDAVLPRQAVQLGLVRSWSVPLDTSSPELARIAGAPERPHKE, from the coding sequence GTGACACGAGAACGCCCCCGCATTGTCATCGTCGGAGCAGGTTTCGCCGGCCACCAGGCCGCCAGGACCCTCTCCCGGCAGATCAGGCAGGTCAGGGACCCGGCCGAAATCGTTCTGCTGAACCCGACCGACTACTTCCTCTACCTCCCCCTCCTCCCGCAGGTCGCAGCCGGAATCCTCGAACCCCGCCGGGTCACGGTCTCGCTCCCCGGGACGCTGCCGCACGTACGGCTGGTCCTCGGTGAGGCGGACCGGGTCGACCTGGAAGCGCGGACCGTGCACTACACCGACCCCGAGGGCGACACCGGCGAGCTCACGTACGACCGGCTCGTGCTGGCCGTCGGCAGCGTCAACAAGCTGCTGCCGGTCCCGGGCGTCGCGGAGCACGCCCACGGCTTCCGCGGGCTGCCCGAAGCGCTCTATCTCCGCGACCACGTCACCCGCCAGATCGAGCTGGCGGCCGCCACCGGCGACCGCGCCGAATGCGCCGCACGCTGTACGTTCGTCGTCGTCGGCGCGGGCTACACCGGAACCGAAGTGGCCGCCCACGGCAAGATGTTCACCGACGCGCTCGTCCGCAAGCAGCGCACCTGGCGGCATGGCCGGCCCAAGCCGCGCTGGCTGCTCCTCGACATCGCGCCACGGGTCCTGCCCGAGCTGGACCAGCGGCTGTCGAAGACCGCCGACCGGGTCCTGCGCGAGCGCGGTGTGGACGTACGGACGGAGACCTCCGTCAAGGAGGCCACCCCGGCCGGTGTCCTGCTGGACGACGGGGAGTTCGTCGACACCAGGACACTGATCTGGTGCGTCGGCGTACGGCCCGACCCGCTGGTATCCGATCTCGGCCTGCCCGTCGAGCGCGGGCGTCTCGTCGTCGACCCGCAGCTGAATGTGCCGGGCCACCCCGAGGTCTTCGCCTGCGGAGACGCCGCCGCCGTACCGGACCTGACCAGGCCGGGCGAGTACACGCCGATGACCGCGCAGCACGCGGCCCGGCAGGGGAAGGTGGCGGGCCGCAACGTCGCCGCGTCCCTCGGGCACGGGATGCGGCGCTCGTACAGCCACAACGACCTGGGCTTCGCCGTCGACCTCGGCGGCGTGAAGGCCGCGGCCAATCCGCTCGGCGTGCCGCTGTCGGGGCCCCTGGCCGGCGCAGTCACCCGCGGCTACCACCTCGCCGCCATGCCCGGAAACCGGGTGCGCGTCGCGGCCGACTGGCTGCTCGACGCCGTACTGCCGCGCCAGGCCGTGCAGCTGGGCCTCGTCCGCTCCTGGTCGGTGCCGCTCGACACCTCGTCGCCCGAACTGGCCAGGATCGCGGGCGCACCCGAACGCCCGCACAAGGAGTGA
- the ligD gene encoding non-homologous end-joining DNA ligase has protein sequence MTDTTRVRAGRRTVEIHRPQKVLFPDCDLTKADIAEYYRCIAAFMLPHLRDRPLMLERHPDGIESHRFMQKDTPDHYPDWVRRVKVEKEGGTVTHTVCDDSATLVFLADQACITLHRWLSRAGRVQSPDRLVFDLDPPGDDFPAVRDAALRLGELLDQLRLSSALMTTGSKGLHVIVPLGGHTTFDESRAFATDVAETLAARHPDRLTTAVRKQSRGGRLYLDVQRNAYAQTAVAPWSIRPRPGAPVAAPVSWEQLDDEDLTARRWSATDVEDVLEQARANPWSGLSSRARALGPARKRLDAVR, from the coding sequence ATGACCGACACCACGCGCGTGCGCGCGGGCCGCCGCACCGTAGAAATCCATCGCCCGCAGAAGGTCCTCTTCCCCGACTGCGACCTCACCAAGGCCGACATCGCCGAGTACTACCGGTGCATCGCCGCCTTCATGCTCCCCCACCTGCGCGACCGCCCGCTCATGCTCGAACGCCACCCCGACGGCATCGAGAGCCACCGCTTCATGCAGAAGGACACCCCCGACCACTATCCCGACTGGGTACGCCGGGTGAAGGTCGAGAAGGAGGGCGGCACCGTCACGCACACTGTGTGCGACGACAGCGCGACCCTCGTCTTCCTGGCCGACCAGGCGTGCATCACCTTGCACCGCTGGCTGTCGCGGGCCGGACGTGTCCAGTCGCCCGACCGTCTCGTCTTCGACCTCGACCCTCCGGGCGACGACTTCCCCGCCGTACGCGACGCGGCGCTGCGACTCGGCGAGCTGCTGGACCAACTCCGGCTGTCCTCCGCCCTGATGACCACCGGATCCAAAGGCCTGCACGTGATCGTGCCTCTCGGCGGGCACACCACGTTCGACGAGTCACGCGCGTTCGCCACCGACGTTGCGGAGACCCTCGCCGCGCGCCACCCGGACAGGCTGACCACAGCCGTACGCAAACAGTCACGCGGCGGCCGGCTCTATCTGGACGTCCAGCGCAATGCCTACGCCCAGACGGCCGTGGCGCCCTGGTCCATCCGGCCCAGGCCGGGCGCGCCCGTGGCCGCGCCGGTCTCCTGGGAGCAGCTCGACGACGAGGACCTGACGGCGCGGCGCTGGTCGGCGACGGACGTCGAGGACGTGCTGGAGCAGGCCCGCGCCAACCCGTGGTCGGGCCTGTCGTCGCGCGCCCGCGCCCTGGGACCGGCCCGCAAGCGCCTCGACGCCGTGCGCTGA
- a CDS encoding phage holin family protein, with protein MDTNLSEQIAQAVRETLKDELREQTAKGRRTARLYAGSGAAALYAGAAVTAFLVLVLDLALPAWAAALVAGIVLSGVALALRQAARRPAGRPGAAGGAPTHNPELGVPRAPSVTPPTAPPVTPPDAAPPGGVPAPPVPPTAPRSPGRVHSGE; from the coding sequence ATGGACACCAACCTGTCGGAACAGATCGCACAGGCCGTCCGCGAAACGCTCAAGGACGAACTGCGCGAACAGACCGCGAAAGGGCGCCGCACCGCACGCCTCTACGCCGGATCCGGAGCAGCGGCCCTGTATGCGGGCGCTGCCGTCACGGCGTTCCTCGTGCTCGTACTCGACCTCGCCCTGCCCGCATGGGCGGCCGCGCTCGTCGCGGGCATCGTGCTCTCCGGTGTGGCCCTGGCACTCAGGCAGGCCGCGCGTCGCCCCGCGGGCAGGCCGGGAGCCGCCGGCGGTGCGCCCACGCACAACCCAGAGCTCGGCGTCCCGCGCGCCCCGTCGGTCACCCCGCCGACCGCCCCGCCCGTCACCCCTCCGGACGCCGCCCCGCCGGGAGGCGTACCGGCGCCGCCCGTACCGCCGACGGCGCCCCGTAGCCCGGGGCGCGTGCACTCCGGCGAGTGA
- a CDS encoding gas vesicle structural protein GvpA, with translation MTVVPAQQGGGGGGTSGLYDVLELVLDRGLVIDAFIRVSLVGIEILKIDIRVVVASVDTYLRFAEACNRLDLETGANKSPGLTEIVGDVTESGARGKSKGALSGAAETTAGAFQGRSSEGQSESKPRARRGSSAAKTAKTAKTAQKEEQE, from the coding sequence ATGACCGTTGTTCCGGCACAGCAAGGTGGAGGCGGCGGCGGTACCAGCGGCCTCTACGACGTCCTGGAACTCGTGCTCGACCGGGGACTCGTCATCGACGCGTTCATACGCGTCTCCCTGGTCGGCATCGAGATCCTGAAGATCGACATACGGGTCGTGGTCGCGAGCGTCGACACCTACCTGCGGTTCGCGGAAGCCTGCAACCGCCTCGACCTGGAAACCGGCGCCAACAAGAGCCCCGGGCTGACCGAGATCGTCGGTGACGTCACCGAGTCCGGCGCCCGCGGCAAGTCCAAGGGCGCGCTGTCCGGCGCCGCCGAGACCACAGCGGGCGCGTTCCAGGGCCGCTCGTCCGAAGGGCAGTCCGAGTCCAAGCCCCGCGCGCGGCGCGGCTCTTCGGCCGCCAAGACCGCCAAGACCGCCAAGACCGCCCAGAAGGAGGAGCAGGAGTGA
- a CDS encoding VOC family protein: MEILGTTLRICVDDLEATVAFYERLTGTRALRFERGGVSVAAVGCFLLMSGPESELEVLRKVSATIAVKDVDEAAAALTGAGARIIAGPVPTPVGRNLIAAHPDGSVFEYVDRRAAAS; encoded by the coding sequence ATGGAGATCCTCGGAACCACGCTGCGCATCTGCGTCGACGACCTGGAGGCCACGGTGGCCTTCTACGAACGCCTCACCGGAACCCGGGCGCTGCGCTTCGAGCGCGGCGGGGTCTCAGTCGCAGCAGTCGGCTGCTTCCTCCTGATGAGCGGCCCCGAGTCGGAACTCGAGGTGCTGCGCAAGGTGTCGGCGACCATCGCCGTCAAGGACGTGGACGAGGCGGCCGCCGCCCTGACCGGGGCCGGCGCCCGCATCATCGCGGGCCCCGTACCGACCCCGGTGGGCCGCAACCTGATCGCCGCCCATCCGGACGGCTCCGTCTTCGAGTACGTCGACCGCCGCGCCGCCGCGTCCTGA
- a CDS encoding transketolase has translation MERKKRAELAELSELGQQLRVDSVRVADTAGSGHPTSSMSAADLAAVLLARHLRYDFDRPDHPGNDRLILSKGHASPLLYAMYRAAGAIDDEELLTYRQRGSRLEGHPTPRLPWVDVATGSLGQGLPVGVGVALAGKRLDQAPYRVWVLSGDSEMAEGSVWEAVEHAANQHLDNLTLVIDVNGLGQRGPTRHGRDLAAYSRRLHAFGWHAIEVDGHDPEAIDLAFAEARSTIGRPSAVIAATHKGRGVAAVEDREGMHGKPLKDADAAIAELGGLRSIRVDVQKPDPAPTPPAIATGQLALPRYEFGHKVATRDAYGDALAALGSARGDVVALDGEVSDSTRSEAFAKEFPERFFECYIAEQQLVAAAVGLQTRGYVPYASTFAAFLTRAHDFVRMAAISGAGINLVGSHAGVAIGEDGPSQMGLEDLALFRAVHGSTVLYPCDANQTAKLVAGMAEGDARTRGIRYLRTTRGATPVIYSADEEFPVGGSTLLRSGDDDRLTLLAAGATVHEALRAADVLAEDGITVRVVDLYSVKPVDAEAVQTAAELTGCLVTVEDHHPEGGIGDAVAEVFTDGRPVPRLVRLAVRNMPGSATVGEQLSESGIDADSIAAAVKLLVEEAIVR, from the coding sequence ATGGAACGCAAGAAACGGGCGGAACTGGCGGAACTTTCCGAGCTCGGCCAGCAGTTGAGGGTGGACTCGGTACGCGTCGCCGACACCGCCGGGTCGGGCCACCCCACCTCCTCCATGTCGGCGGCGGACCTCGCCGCCGTACTCCTCGCCCGGCATCTGCGCTACGACTTCGACCGCCCCGACCACCCCGGAAACGACCGGCTGATCCTCTCCAAGGGCCATGCGTCGCCGCTGCTCTACGCCATGTACCGGGCGGCCGGCGCCATCGACGACGAGGAACTGCTCACCTACCGGCAACGCGGCAGCCGCCTCGAAGGCCACCCGACGCCCCGCCTCCCCTGGGTCGACGTGGCGACCGGCTCGCTGGGGCAGGGGCTGCCGGTCGGCGTCGGAGTGGCGCTCGCGGGCAAGCGGCTCGACCAGGCCCCGTACCGCGTATGGGTGCTCAGCGGCGACAGCGAGATGGCGGAGGGCTCGGTGTGGGAGGCCGTCGAGCACGCCGCCAACCAGCACCTCGACAACCTCACCCTGGTCATCGACGTCAACGGGCTCGGGCAGCGTGGCCCCACCCGCCACGGGCGCGACCTGGCGGCGTACAGCCGCAGACTGCACGCCTTCGGCTGGCACGCGATCGAGGTCGACGGGCACGACCCCGAGGCGATCGACCTCGCCTTCGCCGAGGCCCGGTCGACCATCGGGCGGCCGTCGGCGGTCATAGCGGCCACCCACAAGGGCAGGGGAGTCGCGGCCGTCGAGGACCGTGAGGGCATGCACGGCAAGCCGCTGAAGGACGCCGACGCGGCGATCGCCGAGCTGGGCGGGCTGCGGTCCATCCGCGTCGACGTACAGAAACCGGACCCTGCGCCGACACCGCCCGCCATCGCCACCGGTCAACTGGCGCTGCCACGTTACGAGTTCGGCCACAAGGTCGCCACGCGTGACGCGTACGGCGACGCGCTCGCAGCGCTCGGCTCCGCGCGCGGGGACGTCGTGGCTCTGGACGGGGAGGTCAGCGACTCGACGCGGTCCGAGGCCTTCGCCAAGGAGTTTCCCGAGAGGTTCTTCGAGTGCTACATCGCAGAGCAGCAACTTGTCGCGGCCGCCGTGGGGTTGCAGACCCGCGGATACGTTCCGTACGCCTCGACCTTCGCGGCGTTCCTGACCCGCGCCCATGACTTCGTACGGATGGCCGCGATCAGCGGCGCCGGTATCAACCTCGTCGGCTCGCACGCCGGTGTCGCCATCGGCGAGGACGGGCCGTCCCAGATGGGCCTCGAAGACCTGGCGCTCTTCCGCGCCGTACACGGGAGCACGGTCCTCTACCCGTGCGACGCCAACCAGACCGCGAAGCTTGTCGCCGGCATGGCGGAGGGCGACGCCCGGACGCGTGGCATCCGCTATCTGCGCACCACCAGGGGCGCCACGCCCGTGATCTACAGCGCCGACGAGGAGTTCCCGGTCGGCGGCAGCACGCTGCTGCGGTCCGGCGACGACGACAGGCTCACGCTGCTCGCCGCGGGCGCCACGGTCCACGAGGCGCTGCGCGCGGCGGACGTCCTCGCGGAGGACGGCATCACGGTGCGGGTCGTCGACCTGTACTCGGTCAAGCCGGTCGATGCGGAGGCCGTGCAGACCGCGGCGGAACTGACCGGCTGCCTGGTGACGGTCGAGGACCACCACCCGGAGGGCGGCATCGGCGACGCGGTGGCGGAGGTCTTCACCGACGGCCGCCCTGTCCCGCGCCTGGTGAGGCTCGCGGTGCGGAACATGCCGGGTTCGGCGACCGTGGGCGAGCAGCTGAGCGAGTCCGGCATCGACGCGGACTCGATCGCGGCCGCGGTGAAACTCCTGGTGGAGGAGGCGATCGTACGATGA